One part of the Laspinema palackyanum D2c genome encodes these proteins:
- a CDS encoding HAD family hydrolase, whose product MSLKAILFDFNGVIINDESIHEELINELLLSENLRPKKGEFWQICLGRSDRACIAELFATRGRFLTDAALNALVERKAIAYQERLAALNKLPIFMGVDDLIYKLRGTPLKLAVVSGALRSEVELVLNRANMAQYFSAIVAGDDITTSKPEPEGYLLAVERLNQQYPELNLTPRDCLAIEDTPAGIQAAQRAGIQVVGIANTYPFHMLQRQADWTVDYLRDLELDRLREFFQRFWTQPVAG is encoded by the coding sequence ATGAGTTTAAAAGCGATTTTATTTGATTTCAATGGGGTCATTATTAATGATGAGTCGATTCACGAGGAGTTAATCAATGAGTTGTTGCTGTCGGAGAACTTGCGCCCGAAAAAGGGGGAGTTCTGGCAAATCTGTTTAGGACGCAGCGATCGCGCCTGTATTGCGGAGTTGTTTGCCACTCGGGGGCGCTTCCTGACGGATGCAGCGCTCAATGCCTTGGTGGAACGCAAGGCGATCGCCTATCAGGAACGACTCGCTGCTCTGAATAAGCTGCCCATTTTTATGGGGGTGGATGACTTGATTTATAAACTGCGCGGCACTCCGTTAAAATTAGCGGTGGTCTCGGGGGCTTTGCGCTCGGAGGTGGAACTGGTGTTAAATCGTGCAAATATGGCCCAATATTTCTCGGCGATCGTGGCGGGAGATGACATCACCACGAGCAAACCGGAACCCGAGGGCTATCTATTGGCGGTGGAACGGTTGAATCAGCAATATCCGGAACTCAACCTGACCCCAAGAGATTGTTTGGCGATCGAAGATACTCCGGCAGGGATTCAGGCGGCTCAACGGGCGGGGATTCAGGTGGTTGGCATTGCCAATACTTACCCGTTTCATATGCTCCAACGGCAGGCGGATTGGACGGTGGATTATTTACGAGATCTGGAACTCGATCGCCTCCGGGAGTTTTTTCAACGCTTTTGGACTCAACCTGTAGCCGGTTAA
- a CDS encoding aldose epimerase yields MFAIAVKEEQYKTYILSDQPAQSRVEVVPERGGIITRWQVQGHDLLYLDAERFANPDLSVRGGIPILFPICGNLPNNTYSYQGKEYQLKQHGFARDLPWEVTEGVTKDLASITLILNSSDRTRAVYPFDFELAFTYKLKGNSLEIDQRYTNTGDRPMPFSTGLHPYFWAPDKSKLQFKIPAVQYTDQKTQNQHPFTGRFDLNVDEIDAAFTKITGLAATAIDHSRRLQVRLLFKASYSNVVFWTLKDKDFYCLEPWTAPRNALNTGLHLMNLQPGDKWETQVRLTADFF; encoded by the coding sequence GTGTTTGCGATCGCAGTAAAAGAAGAACAATACAAGACCTACATCCTCTCCGACCAACCCGCTCAATCCCGGGTCGAAGTCGTTCCTGAACGGGGTGGCATCATCACCCGTTGGCAAGTTCAAGGTCATGACCTCCTCTATCTGGATGCTGAACGCTTTGCCAACCCGGATTTAAGTGTCCGTGGCGGCATCCCCATCTTGTTTCCCATCTGTGGGAATTTGCCGAATAACACCTACAGCTATCAAGGCAAAGAGTACCAACTCAAACAACATGGGTTTGCCCGGGATTTACCTTGGGAAGTCACCGAGGGGGTAACCAAGGACCTCGCCAGCATTACCCTGATTCTCAACAGCAGCGATCGCACCCGTGCCGTTTATCCGTTTGATTTTGAACTAGCCTTTACCTATAAGCTAAAAGGGAACAGCCTGGAAATTGACCAACGCTACACCAACACCGGCGATCGGCCCATGCCCTTTTCTACCGGACTCCATCCGTACTTTTGGGCCCCGGATAAGTCCAAACTCCAATTTAAAATTCCCGCCGTCCAATACACGGACCAAAAAACCCAGAATCAACATCCCTTCACCGGCAGATTCGACCTCAACGTAGACGAAATCGACGCTGCCTTTACCAAAATTACCGGACTCGCTGCCACGGCGATCGACCACAGTCGTCGCTTGCAAGTCCGGTTATTATTTAAAGCCAGTTATTCCAACGTCGTCTTTTGGACCCTCAAAGACAAAGACTTCTACTGCCTCGAACCTTGGACCGCCCCCCGAAACGCCCTCAACACCGGGCTACACCTGATGAATTTGCAACCCGGAGACAAGTGGGAAACCCAAGTTCGCCTCACCGCAGATTTTTTTTAA
- a CDS encoding glutathione S-transferase family protein: MGLGLLIDGKWVTEREQEDSGGRFVRPSTTFRDRITADGSSQYPAVAGRYHLYVSLACPWAHRTLIMRSLKGLEAAISLSVVSPVIDQNSWEFAEYPGMIPDTENHCDYLWQLYLKADENYSGRVTVPVLWDKENQQIVNNESREIIRMLDTEFEGIAENSIDLYPKDLQGVIDKTLDEIYQPINNGVYRAGFATTQGAYEEGVTDLFDALDHWEGILGKQRYLCGDCLTEADICMFTTLVRFDPVYYVHFKCNIRRIVDYPNLWNYLKELYQHPGIKPTCNFDHIKQHYYRSHPKVNPTGIVPKGPMINWDEPHDRSRFG; this comes from the coding sequence ATGGGATTGGGTCTATTAATTGATGGAAAATGGGTAACTGAACGGGAACAGGAAGATAGTGGCGGTCGATTTGTTCGCCCTTCTACCACCTTTCGCGATCGGATTACTGCGGATGGGTCGAGTCAATATCCGGCAGTGGCTGGACGGTATCATCTCTATGTATCGTTAGCTTGTCCTTGGGCGCATCGGACGCTGATTATGCGGTCCTTGAAAGGCTTAGAAGCAGCAATTAGTCTCTCGGTGGTTTCCCCAGTGATTGACCAAAATAGTTGGGAATTTGCCGAGTATCCGGGGATGATTCCGGATACGGAAAATCACTGCGATTATTTATGGCAACTGTATCTTAAAGCGGATGAGAATTACAGTGGACGAGTGACAGTGCCGGTTTTGTGGGATAAAGAAAACCAGCAAATTGTCAATAATGAATCTCGGGAAATTATCCGAATGTTGGATACGGAATTTGAGGGAATTGCCGAAAATTCTATTGATTTATATCCAAAGGATTTGCAAGGGGTGATTGATAAAACCCTTGATGAGATTTATCAACCGATTAATAATGGGGTGTATCGGGCTGGATTTGCTACAACTCAGGGGGCGTATGAGGAAGGGGTAACGGATTTATTTGATGCCTTGGATCACTGGGAGGGGATTTTGGGAAAACAGCGCTATTTATGTGGCGACTGCCTCACGGAAGCGGATATTTGTATGTTTACCACCCTGGTGCGGTTTGATCCGGTTTATTATGTGCATTTCAAATGTAATATCCGGCGAATTGTAGATTATCCTAATTTGTGGAATTATCTCAAGGAGTTGTATCAACATCCGGGAATCAAACCTACCTGCAATTTTGACCATATTAAGCAGCATTATTATCGGAGTCATCCGAAAGTTAATCCTACGGGAATTGTTCCTAAAGGACCGATGATTAATTGGGATGAACCGCACGATCGCAGTCGGTTTGGGTAA
- a CDS encoding CapA family protein: MTSFSTFAEPSMLDLARAGNFRAIAYLINSYLAPQGIYARVEPVQKGCLPIRLEINGLNHQPDISQQLRSGLNKFICQQIWRLNSEVIDGVRIIATGANPLGNSDLLWQQSIRIVTPANQQRRNQYLQKLLDGVSRAASWINYKVFRLFLVAGVSVSAFIMGSAIGYLQLRDQSQPTAIVSPQTTSNPVNGAPERPKVVQAALEPVPVIEHTDVMNPNDPTVTLMMSGDVTLGHGFEDLIGSDYTWAFDQMPEYREADMAMVNLEGTLTTADTKLEKTFNFKADPSSVEVLTSGGVDIVNLANNHAMDYQGPGLQETLKTLEKAGIHGVGAGMEMTEARRPKIIDVKGQRIAYFGYYAADYHAAAEGVPGTNHGMEQRIAEDIQAVRDEVDWVVVNFHWGVELANYPEIWQSELAYFTIDQGADVIVGHHPHVLQGSEIYKGRPIAYSLGNFIFGGNARSDYDTAVLKVSLREQQMKVEFLPVEVRKYQPKVVTGERGDRILEHIDMISGVFEEPMTSPMILDARQSKVVTSGNTVFESQKPAEIKPNPTLEEELPGDQGEAFNASPFTNDLGEPLTFGEADKLGEAEPASPPQSNGTSRAVGMALAAAAAGGAIGVAGRNKKIKLPQFPKSLVSS, from the coding sequence ATGACCAGTTTCAGCACCTTTGCCGAACCCTCAATGCTCGACTTAGCACGGGCGGGAAATTTTCGGGCGATCGCCTACCTGATCAACTCATACCTGGCCCCCCAAGGCATTTATGCCCGGGTCGAACCTGTCCAAAAAGGATGCCTGCCGATCCGCCTGGAAATCAATGGGTTAAACCATCAACCCGATATCTCCCAGCAACTGCGTTCGGGCTTAAACAAATTTATCTGTCAGCAAATCTGGCGGCTCAACTCGGAAGTGATTGATGGAGTTCGCATCATCGCCACAGGTGCTAACCCCCTCGGAAATTCTGACTTATTGTGGCAGCAGTCCATCCGCATTGTCACCCCAGCCAACCAGCAACGCAGAAATCAGTATTTACAGAAGCTGCTCGATGGGGTCTCCCGCGCAGCTTCTTGGATCAACTATAAAGTTTTTAGATTATTTTTAGTGGCAGGGGTCTCCGTCAGTGCCTTTATCATGGGCAGCGCGATCGGCTACTTGCAATTGCGCGACCAATCCCAACCCACCGCCATTGTTTCCCCCCAAACGACCTCCAATCCGGTCAATGGAGCGCCGGAACGGCCCAAAGTAGTCCAAGCGGCCTTAGAACCCGTTCCAGTCATTGAACATACCGATGTCATGAACCCCAATGACCCGACGGTTACCCTGATGATGAGCGGCGATGTCACCCTCGGTCATGGGTTTGAAGACCTGATCGGGAGTGATTATACCTGGGCCTTTGACCAAATGCCCGAATACCGCGAGGCAGATATGGCAATGGTCAACCTCGAAGGCACCTTGACCACCGCCGATACCAAACTAGAAAAAACCTTTAATTTTAAAGCCGACCCCTCCTCCGTGGAGGTGCTGACCTCTGGAGGCGTTGATATTGTTAACCTCGCCAATAATCACGCGATGGACTACCAGGGTCCCGGACTCCAGGAAACCCTGAAAACTTTAGAAAAAGCGGGAATTCATGGCGTCGGAGCCGGGATGGAGATGACCGAAGCCCGACGTCCTAAAATTATTGATGTTAAAGGTCAGCGAATTGCTTACTTTGGTTACTATGCAGCGGATTATCATGCCGCAGCCGAAGGCGTACCGGGGACCAATCACGGCATGGAACAGCGGATTGCTGAGGATATTCAGGCCGTTCGGGATGAAGTAGACTGGGTTGTGGTGAATTTTCACTGGGGCGTAGAGCTGGCAAATTATCCAGAAATTTGGCAGAGCGAATTGGCCTATTTTACGATTGACCAAGGAGCGGATGTGATCGTGGGTCATCATCCTCATGTGTTGCAGGGGTCAGAAATTTATAAGGGACGCCCTATTGCTTACTCTCTGGGGAATTTTATTTTTGGAGGGAATGCTCGCAGCGATTATGATACCGCTGTCCTAAAGGTGTCCTTGCGAGAGCAACAAATGAAGGTGGAATTTTTACCCGTTGAGGTCCGCAAGTATCAGCCCAAAGTGGTCACAGGGGAAAGGGGCGATCGCATTCTCGAACACATCGATATGATCTCTGGGGTGTTTGAAGAACCGATGACTTCTCCGATGATTCTGGATGCTCGTCAATCTAAAGTGGTGACCTCGGGAAATACCGTGTTTGAGTCCCAAAAGCCCGCTGAGATTAAGCCTAATCCGACACTGGAAGAAGAGTTACCCGGTGATCAAGGTGAGGCGTTTAATGCCTCCCCCTTTACAAATGACTTGGGTGAGCCTCTTACTTTTGGAGAAGCTGATAAATTGGGCGAGGCGGAACCTGCATCCCCACCTCAATCCAATGGGACTTCTCGGGCGGTGGGCATGGCCCTGGCTGCGGCTGCGGCAGGGGGTGCCATCGGTGTAGCCGGTCGGAACAAGAAAATCAAACTGCCGCAGTTCCCCAAGAGCCTGGTTTCCAGCTAA
- a CDS encoding peroxiredoxin translates to MMSRRHFFRVFLAGTLAFLAWFNWVPAAYSMGGKLPAIGEPAPEFTLPTNTGNGNISLSDYRGEWVVLYFYPKDFTSGCTLEARRFQQDLPKYIDRNAQILGVSADSVDSHAEFCDSEGLRFPLLADTDGAVSQAYGSWIPPMSMRHSFIIDPEGILRETFLGVRPATHSVEVLARLDELQKST, encoded by the coding sequence ATGATGTCCCGTCGCCATTTTTTCCGAGTTTTCCTCGCCGGTACTCTCGCCTTCCTTGCCTGGTTCAACTGGGTCCCTGCCGCTTATTCTATGGGGGGTAAACTACCGGCGATCGGCGAACCGGCACCCGAATTTACCCTGCCGACGAATACCGGCAATGGCAATATTTCCCTGTCTGACTATCGGGGAGAGTGGGTGGTGTTGTATTTCTATCCGAAAGACTTTACCTCCGGTTGCACCTTAGAAGCGCGGCGCTTTCAACAGGATTTACCGAAATATATAGACAGAAATGCTCAAATCCTCGGGGTGAGTGCAGATTCGGTAGACTCTCATGCGGAATTCTGCGATTCGGAAGGGTTGCGATTTCCCCTCTTAGCAGATACTGACGGTGCCGTGAGTCAAGCTTATGGGTCCTGGATACCGCCGATGTCGATGCGCCACAGTTTTATCATTGACCCCGAGGGCATTTTGCGCGAAACCTTTCTCGGGGTGCGTCCCGCTACTCACAGCGTCGAGGTATTAGCGCGATTGGATGAGTTGCAAAAGTCTACTTGA
- a CDS encoding AAA-like domain-containing protein, which yields MITDSRYFVGRREELDRITSYVSGAQPTSINVVGPHRIGKSSLLYHFCQTYEQRLQNSGANPQQYVAIYLSLQAASCQTRSDFYQAVAREFLKRPSVKANSKLADPLSQSSFNHQSFAEAMFAWKDAQVLPILCLDKIEALFQYPQEFDNGFFDNLRSLLDGNALMVIIASYKNIDIYSRQHRLTSSFFNVGHVLPLRGITEMEATDLVRLPQATDPSLEPALSPEKQKLALEWGGRYPYLLQLAAFWLWEARRGDRSVQWAKQQFDQQAKRIPGWRLDGRRIWRGFRWVIWDLPKSLFGVTKIIGVGVNEVIGMGIGLIVIVVFLLALSGQITWLDFSQQIKGLLCSTWGSAIEQWCQAQ from the coding sequence ATGATTACCGACTCTCGGTATTTTGTGGGTCGTCGCGAGGAGTTGGATCGTATAACCTCCTATGTCAGCGGTGCTCAACCCACTAGCATTAATGTGGTGGGACCGCATCGCATCGGCAAATCTTCCTTGCTGTATCATTTTTGTCAAACTTATGAACAGCGCCTCCAGAATTCTGGGGCCAATCCTCAACAGTATGTGGCGATTTATCTGTCCTTGCAAGCGGCATCTTGTCAAACCCGCTCGGATTTTTATCAGGCAGTGGCGCGGGAGTTTCTGAAACGTCCCTCGGTAAAAGCTAACTCCAAATTAGCAGATCCCCTTTCTCAGTCATCGTTTAATCATCAATCCTTTGCGGAGGCGATGTTTGCCTGGAAAGATGCCCAAGTTTTGCCTATCCTCTGCTTAGATAAGATTGAGGCGCTGTTTCAGTATCCCCAAGAGTTTGATAATGGGTTTTTTGACAACCTGCGATCGCTCTTAGATGGCAATGCCTTAATGGTGATTATCGCCTCTTATAAAAACATCGATATCTACAGTCGTCAACATCGTTTGACCTCTTCATTTTTCAATGTGGGTCATGTTTTACCCTTGAGAGGAATCACAGAAATGGAAGCGACGGATTTAGTGCGGTTACCCCAAGCAACTGACCCGAGTTTGGAACCTGCACTAAGTCCTGAAAAACAGAAACTTGCGCTCGAATGGGGTGGGAGATATCCTTATTTATTGCAACTGGCAGCGTTTTGGTTGTGGGAAGCGCGAAGAGGCGATCGGTCCGTTCAATGGGCGAAACAGCAGTTTGACCAACAGGCAAAGCGCATCCCCGGATGGCGACTCGATGGGCGGCGCATCTGGCGCGGGTTTCGTTGGGTGATTTGGGATTTGCCTAAAAGTCTATTCGGGGTGACAAAAATTATCGGAGTCGGAGTCAATGAAGTGATTGGCATGGGCATCGGCCTGATTGTGATTGTTGTGTTCCTTTTAGCCTTATCTGGTCAAATTACTTGGCTGGATTTTTCTCAACAAATCAAAGGATTATTATGTAGTACCTGGGGGAGTGCGATCGAGCAATGGTGCCAAGCCCAGTAA
- a CDS encoding class I SAM-dependent methyltransferase, whose amino-acid sequence MTVRKDTIFEQFLAPVVWLFVDEKAMQQVSRSIDWETESSRLSRPDFEYPDYYITQNFHGIEGGYLNRGAAVSYDPITQYALPPHEGWIRQGLIDEIRTHPRRILDLGCGTGSTTIRLKQAFPDAEVIGLDLSPYMLVMAQYKAKQAGLEIQWVHGPAEQTGFAPNSFDLVTASLLFHETPTEIAEAIAQEGFRLLQPGGQFLILDGNQKTLRQTPWLTQIFEEPYIQEYAGGSVDAWMGAAGFGAVHTTEVWLLNQVTSGIKPLPQSPVASPSWTEKEESWVVAPSY is encoded by the coding sequence ATGACCGTTCGTAAAGACACAATTTTTGAGCAGTTTTTAGCACCCGTCGTCTGGCTATTCGTCGATGAAAAGGCGATGCAGCAAGTGAGTCGCAGCATCGACTGGGAAACCGAGAGTTCTCGCCTCAGTCGGCCAGATTTTGAGTACCCCGACTATTACATCACTCAAAATTTTCACGGCATTGAAGGCGGTTACCTCAATCGGGGTGCTGCCGTCAGTTACGACCCGATTACCCAATATGCGCTTCCGCCCCATGAAGGTTGGATCCGTCAAGGGTTAATCGATGAAATTCGCACCCATCCGCGCCGAATTCTGGACCTGGGTTGTGGCACGGGTTCGACGACGATCCGGCTTAAGCAAGCCTTTCCCGATGCTGAAGTCATTGGGTTAGATTTATCCCCCTATATGCTGGTGATGGCCCAATACAAGGCTAAACAAGCAGGTTTAGAGATTCAGTGGGTGCATGGACCTGCGGAACAGACGGGATTTGCCCCCAATTCTTTTGACTTGGTGACGGCTTCGTTATTATTCCACGAGACCCCCACAGAAATTGCCGAGGCGATCGCCCAAGAAGGTTTCCGACTGCTACAACCTGGGGGACAGTTTTTGATTCTCGATGGCAATCAAAAAACCCTACGCCAGACCCCGTGGCTTACCCAAATTTTTGAAGAACCTTATATTCAGGAGTATGCCGGAGGCAGTGTGGATGCCTGGATGGGTGCGGCAGGATTTGGTGCGGTCCACACGACTGAAGTTTGGTTACTTAATCAGGTAACCAGCGGGATCAAACCGTTACCTCAATCCCCGGTGGCGTCGCCAAGCTGGACTGAAAAAGAGGAGTCATGGGTTGTGGCTCCCAGCTACTAA
- a CDS encoding amino acid ABC transporter permease — MRRLWRDRRFWFVAIQSVAVILIVILGLTLWQNLQRNLQQQGMTLGFDFLDSQAAFDIGETLIPYDRSSTYARALLVGLLNSLRVMAVGIILATVVGITVGVGRLWDNWLLRKLSLLYVEIIRNTPLLLQLFFWYSAVFLSLPGLQDVIELPGRIYLSQQVVAFPLPWTIPEVLESGQIVGGLQLSPELSALVLGLSLYTAAFIAEIVRAGIQSVPKGQWEAARSLGLNPSLMLRLVIFPQALRTMIPSLTSQYLNLAKNTSLAIAIGYPDIYFVASTTFNQTGRAVEVMILLMATYLTISLLISLFLNFYNKKVQLKER, encoded by the coding sequence ATGAGAAGATTGTGGCGCGATCGCCGATTTTGGTTTGTTGCTATTCAATCTGTTGCCGTTATCTTAATTGTGATATTGGGATTAACCCTTTGGCAAAACTTGCAGCGCAATTTACAGCAACAAGGGATGACTCTGGGATTTGACTTTTTAGACTCTCAGGCGGCGTTTGATATTGGCGAAACCCTGATTCCCTATGACCGAAGTTCTACCTACGCGAGAGCTTTATTGGTAGGATTACTCAACTCCTTACGAGTGATGGCGGTGGGAATTATCCTAGCAACGGTAGTCGGGATTACCGTTGGAGTCGGGCGATTGTGGGATAATTGGCTGTTAAGAAAACTTTCGTTACTGTATGTGGAAATTATCCGCAATACGCCTTTATTGCTGCAATTATTTTTCTGGTATTCGGCAGTTTTCTTAAGTTTGCCTGGACTCCAAGATGTTATAGAATTGCCGGGAAGAATTTATTTAAGTCAACAAGTTGTTGCCTTTCCCCTGCCTTGGACGATACCCGAAGTGCTGGAGAGTGGACAAATTGTGGGGGGATTACAACTGTCTCCGGAATTATCCGCCTTGGTGCTAGGATTGAGTCTTTATACGGCAGCATTTATTGCAGAAATTGTGCGCGCTGGGATTCAGTCGGTGCCAAAAGGACAGTGGGAAGCGGCGCGATCGCTGGGTTTGAATCCCAGTTTAATGTTGCGCTTGGTGATTTTTCCCCAAGCGTTGCGAACGATGATCCCCTCCCTGACGAGTCAATATCTGAATTTAGCGAAAAATACCAGTTTAGCGATCGCGATCGGTTATCCAGATATTTATTTTGTCGCCTCCACCACGTTTAATCAAACAGGACGGGCGGTGGAAGTGATGATTCTGTTGATGGCAACCTATTTAACGATTAGTTTATTGATTTCCCTGTTTCTGAATTTTTATAATAAAAAAGTTCAACTGAAAGAACGCTAG
- a CDS encoding amino acid ABC transporter substrate-binding protein — protein MGKKGLLKLASLCLAIAATACGGTSGQPNGTVATGSQKLTQIQNQGQIVCGVSGELPGFSFVDATGKYAGLDVDICRAIAAAIFDDPNAVEFRNLNAKERFTAVKSGEVDILSRNTTWTLSRDTGAVGLQFAPVVFYDGQGIMVQKNSGITNLAGLKDKAICTQTGTTNEQNVADRMASLGINYQLVVFEDINVAYATYLQGRCQAVTSDRSQLVSRRSRFPNPEQHLILEETISKEPLAPAVGPGDPNWSDVVNWIIYTTIYAEELGITSENVEEMVNSSNPEITRFLGTEGNLGQDLGLTNDFALRVIRHVGNYGEIYNRNLGPETPLNLERGLNRLSTEGGLMYSPPFR, from the coding sequence ATGGGTAAAAAGGGATTATTGAAACTGGCGAGTCTATGTCTGGCGATCGCCGCGACTGCTTGTGGGGGGACATCGGGTCAACCCAATGGAACTGTTGCCACGGGTTCGCAGAAGTTGACTCAAATTCAAAATCAGGGTCAGATTGTCTGTGGAGTCAGTGGGGAGTTACCGGGATTTAGTTTTGTCGATGCCACCGGCAAATATGCGGGACTCGATGTGGATATCTGTCGGGCGATCGCCGCCGCGATTTTTGATGACCCCAATGCCGTTGAATTCCGCAATCTCAACGCCAAAGAACGCTTTACTGCCGTTAAAAGTGGGGAAGTTGATATCCTCAGTCGGAACACCACCTGGACCCTCAGCCGGGATACGGGGGCCGTGGGTTTACAATTTGCCCCCGTCGTCTTCTATGACGGACAAGGGATTATGGTTCAGAAAAATAGCGGGATTACCAATCTCGCGGGACTGAAGGATAAAGCAATTTGCACCCAAACTGGGACGACGAACGAGCAAAATGTCGCCGATCGCATGGCAAGTCTCGGCATTAATTATCAACTTGTGGTGTTTGAAGATATTAACGTCGCCTATGCTACCTATCTTCAGGGTCGCTGTCAAGCGGTGACGTCCGATCGCTCTCAATTAGTCTCGCGGCGATCGCGATTTCCTAACCCTGAACAACATTTAATTTTAGAAGAAACCATTTCTAAAGAACCCCTCGCCCCAGCGGTGGGACCCGGAGACCCAAACTGGTCCGATGTGGTGAATTGGATTATTTATACCACAATCTATGCCGAAGAACTCGGGATTACCTCTGAAAATGTCGAGGAAATGGTGAATAGTAGCAATCCTGAAATTACGCGGTTTTTGGGAACGGAAGGAAATCTAGGTCAAGACTTAGGATTAACCAATGATTTTGCCCTGCGCGTGATTCGTCATGTGGGAAACTACGGCGAAATTTACAATCGCAATTTAGGGCCGGAAACCCCTCTCAATCTTGAGCGGGGATTAAATCGATTATCGACTGAGGGCGGGTTGATGTATTCACCACCCTTTCGCTAA
- the fba gene encoding class II fructose-bisphosphate aldolase (catalyzes the reversible aldol condensation of dihydroxyacetonephosphate and glyceraldehyde 3-phosphate in the Calvin cycle, glycolysis, and/or gluconeogenesis), translating into MALVPMRLMLDHAAENEYGIPAYNVNNMEQIQAIMQAANETNSPVILQASRGARKYAGENFLRHLILAAVETYPHIPIAMHQDHGNAPSTCYSAMKQGFTSVMMDGSLEADAKTPASYEYNVEVTREVVKVAHSIGVSVEGELGCLGSLETGMGEAEDGHGFEGKLSHDQLLTDPDQAVDFVEQTQVDALAVAIGTSHGAYKFTRKPTGEILAISRIEEIHRRLPNTHLVMHGSSSVPQDLIELINKYGGTIPETYGVPIEEIQKGIKCGVRKVNIDTDNRLAITAAVREALAQNTKEFDPRHFLKPSIQYMQKVCAERYQAFGTAGNASKIKQVNLDDFAAKYAKGELSATIKKAVTA; encoded by the coding sequence ATGGCGCTTGTACCTATGCGGTTAATGCTGGATCATGCAGCAGAGAACGAGTACGGCATTCCGGCCTACAACGTCAACAACATGGAGCAGATCCAAGCGATCATGCAGGCTGCTAACGAAACCAACAGCCCCGTGATTCTGCAAGCTTCTCGTGGTGCACGCAAATATGCAGGGGAAAACTTCCTCCGCCACCTGATCCTAGCCGCAGTGGAAACCTACCCCCACATCCCCATTGCCATGCACCAAGATCATGGCAACGCACCTTCCACCTGCTACTCGGCTATGAAACAAGGGTTCACCAGCGTCATGATGGATGGCTCCTTGGAAGCAGATGCCAAAACCCCAGCCAGCTACGAGTACAACGTGGAAGTCACCCGCGAAGTCGTGAAAGTGGCTCACTCCATCGGCGTCAGCGTCGAAGGCGAACTCGGTTGCTTAGGTTCTTTGGAAACCGGCATGGGTGAAGCAGAAGATGGTCACGGGTTTGAAGGAAAACTCTCCCATGATCAACTGCTGACCGATCCTGATCAAGCCGTTGACTTCGTTGAGCAAACCCAAGTCGATGCTTTAGCAGTGGCGATCGGAACCAGCCACGGTGCCTACAAATTCACCCGTAAACCCACTGGGGAAATCTTAGCAATCAGCCGGATCGAAGAAATTCACCGCCGCTTGCCGAACACCCACTTGGTCATGCACGGTTCTTCCTCCGTTCCCCAAGACTTGATCGAACTGATCAACAAATACGGCGGAACCATCCCCGAAACCTACGGCGTGCCGATTGAAGAAATCCAAAAAGGAATCAAGTGCGGTGTCCGTAAAGTGAACATCGACACCGATAACCGCTTGGCAATCACTGCGGCAGTCCGTGAGGCCCTGGCCCAAAATACCAAGGAATTTGACCCCCGTCACTTCCTGAAACCCTCCATCCAATATATGCAAAAAGTCTGTGCCGAACGCTATCAAGCCTTTGGTACCGCCGGTAACGCCTCCAAGATCAAGCAAGTCAACCTCGATGACTTCGCCGCCAAGTACGCCAAAGGCGAACTCAGCGCCACCATCAAAAAGGCCGTCACCGCCTAA